In Gracilimonas sp., a single window of DNA contains:
- the fabZ gene encoding 3-hydroxyacyl-ACP dehydratase FabZ — MNIEEIKKVLPHRYPFLLVDRVLEVDETNIKAYKNVTANEEFFNGHFPGQPIMPGVLQVEALAQAGAIMLMTQQVDNPQETLMVFTGINKCKFRKQVVPGDQLMLEVELGSKKRNFVTMKGIATVDGKVTCELEASAALVPREKV, encoded by the coding sequence CTATCCTTTTTTATTGGTGGATCGGGTGCTGGAAGTGGACGAAACAAATATCAAGGCCTACAAAAATGTTACGGCGAACGAGGAATTTTTTAACGGGCATTTTCCGGGACAGCCCATCATGCCGGGAGTATTGCAGGTAGAGGCCCTGGCTCAGGCCGGCGCCATTATGCTGATGACCCAGCAGGTGGATAATCCTCAGGAAACTCTGATGGTGTTCACCGGAATCAACAAGTGTAAGTTCAGAAAGCAAGTGGTGCCCGGAGACCAGCTGATGCTGGAGGTTGAGCTGGGCAGCAAGAAACGCAACTTTGTAACCATGAAAGGGATTGCCACGGTTGACGGTAAGGTAACCTGCGAATTGGAAGCCTCTGCTGCGCTTGTGCCACGGGAGAAAGTATGA
- a CDS encoding alpha/beta fold hydrolase: MPDRSALLKRLELQEYPQPELLKIKYPVFLCHGYGAIGSVIKSGPLHEPCMEIRGHGIVAIAPNIVPYARIETRAENWVQLIKTFCKDYGYEKVNIIAHSMGGLDMRCALSTMDVADKVESLTTIATPHHGSSLADLILKAPELVTEKLSEMFDWFGDNMYPKTKSDALGSLEQLTCSYVKEIFNPGHPDLDEISYYSYSAAVGKGTKYSINPVLKFQNNQIFEKEGPNDAFVSIESAKWGAHLDTVPLSHLSQMHLQMNKESQKVYKKFWADVVKMLDENGH, translated from the coding sequence ATGCCCGATCGATCTGCATTATTAAAACGACTTGAGTTACAAGAGTACCCACAGCCCGAACTGCTGAAAATAAAGTATCCCGTTTTTTTATGTCATGGTTATGGCGCGATAGGTTCTGTAATTAAATCGGGTCCGTTGCATGAACCTTGCATGGAAATTCGCGGGCATGGCATTGTGGCAATTGCTCCTAATATTGTGCCCTATGCACGCATTGAAACCCGTGCTGAAAACTGGGTGCAGCTAATCAAAACCTTCTGTAAAGATTACGGATATGAAAAGGTAAATATAATTGCCCATAGCATGGGCGGATTGGATATGCGTTGCGCACTTTCTACAATGGATGTGGCTGATAAAGTCGAGAGCCTGACCACTATCGCTACGCCACATCATGGCTCGAGCCTTGCTGATCTTATTTTGAAAGCGCCGGAACTGGTCACAGAAAAACTTAGCGAAATGTTTGATTGGTTTGGCGATAACATGTATCCCAAAACCAAGAGTGATGCATTGGGCTCGCTCGAACAGCTTACCTGCTCCTACGTCAAAGAAATTTTTAATCCCGGTCATCCCGACTTGGATGAAATATCCTATTATTCTTATAGCGCAGCCGTTGGAAAAGGGACCAAATATTCAATAAATCCGGTACTGAAATTTCAGAACAATCAAATTTTTGAAAAAGAGGGGCCAAATGATGCCTTTGTATCGATTGAGAGTGCCAAATGGGGTGCACACCTGGACACTGTTCCACTGTCTCATCTATCCCAAATGCATCTTCAAATGAATAAGGAAAGCCAAAAAGTATATAAGAAATTTTGGGCAGATGTGGTTAAGATGTTGGATGAAAACGGACACTAA
- the surE gene encoding 5'/3'-nucleotidase SurE, with amino-acid sequence MSEPKKPFILVSNDDGIFSPGIKALAEVAAEFGDVYIVAPDKEQSAVGHSITIQVPLRSSKFTVADKFQGEAVNGTPADCVKLAHGQLLDRKPDMVVSGINHGSNAGINIMYSGTVSAATEGTILGYPSIAVSCTDFNEDANLRGCQEAARRVIGFVLKNGLPRGVTLNVNAPAGEFTDIKWTRQADSRYVEEYESRTDPFNRAYYWLTGKFELLDEGKDSDIHALNNGLASVTPIQYDLTAYHLLENVDDRSLNE; translated from the coding sequence ATGAGTGAACCCAAAAAACCTTTTATTTTAGTTAGTAACGATGACGGAATTTTTTCTCCCGGAATAAAAGCTCTTGCTGAAGTGGCTGCCGAATTCGGAGATGTGTATATCGTAGCACCCGATAAAGAGCAAAGTGCGGTTGGCCATTCCATTACCATTCAGGTTCCGCTGCGTTCCAGTAAATTTACCGTAGCCGACAAGTTTCAGGGAGAAGCGGTAAACGGAACACCGGCTGATTGTGTGAAATTGGCTCATGGACAACTTCTTGATCGTAAACCTGATATGGTGGTAAGCGGCATCAATCATGGAAGCAATGCCGGAATCAATATCATGTATTCCGGAACAGTGAGCGCGGCCACCGAAGGGACTATTTTAGGATATCCTTCTATTGCGGTTAGCTGTACGGATTTTAACGAAGATGCAAATCTCAGAGGATGTCAGGAAGCTGCAAGAAGGGTTATAGGGTTTGTCCTTAAAAACGGATTGCCGCGCGGAGTTACTTTAAATGTTAATGCTCCAGCCGGTGAATTTACGGACATTAAATGGACCCGCCAGGCGGATAGTCGATATGTTGAGGAGTATGAAAGTCGAACCGACCCGTTCAACCGTGCCTATTACTGGCTGACCGGGAAATTTGAGTTGCTGGATGAAGGAAAAGATTCAGATATCCATGCACTGAATAATGGTTTGGCATCAGTAACACCGATTCAATACGATCTGACCGCCTATCATCTGTTGGAGAATGTAGATGACCGCAGTTTGAATGAGTAA
- the panB gene encoding 3-methyl-2-oxobutanoate hydroxymethyltransferase, giving the protein MSTQKSSDKPVKVTTQTIVDMKATGEKIAMLTAYDFTMAQIIDQAGIEIILVGDSASNVMAGHETTVPMTLEHMIYHTSCVVRGVDRALVIADLPFMSYQVTTKEALISAGRMMKEAGAHAVKLEGGKYIVDTVKRIVDAGIPVMGHLGLTPQSIYKFGTYKVRATEEQEANELIRDAKLLEEAGCFSLVLEKIPADLAEKVTAELSIPTIGIGAGPSCDGQVLVLHDMLGLNKEFNPRFLRRYADLNSVMTDAVQNFIKDVKDKDFPNKDEQYGG; this is encoded by the coding sequence ATGAGTACTCAAAAATCTTCAGATAAACCGGTTAAAGTTACGACTCAAACGATCGTAGACATGAAAGCAACGGGCGAGAAAATCGCCATGCTTACGGCTTATGATTTTACCATGGCCCAAATTATTGATCAGGCCGGCATCGAAATCATCCTGGTTGGAGATTCCGCAAGTAATGTGATGGCCGGGCATGAGACTACTGTTCCAATGACGCTCGAGCACATGATCTATCATACTTCATGTGTAGTTCGCGGTGTGGACCGAGCATTGGTGATTGCTGACCTTCCGTTTATGAGTTATCAGGTTACGACCAAAGAAGCATTGATCAGTGCAGGACGTATGATGAAAGAAGCGGGTGCTCATGCGGTAAAGCTGGAAGGCGGTAAATACATTGTGGACACAGTAAAACGTATCGTGGATGCCGGGATTCCGGTGATGGGTCACCTGGGGCTTACTCCGCAGAGCATTTATAAATTTGGAACGTACAAAGTACGGGCTACCGAAGAGCAAGAAGCGAATGAACTTATCCGTGATGCTAAACTACTTGAAGAGGCCGGATGTTTTTCGCTTGTATTGGAAAAAATTCCCGCTGATCTTGCTGAAAAAGTCACAGCAGAACTTTCTATCCCGACCATTGGTATTGGAGCCGGACCTTCTTGTGACGGTCAGGTTTTAGTGCTTCACGATATGTTAGGTCTTAATAAAGAATTTAACCCGAGGTTTTTGCGCAGGTATGCAGACCTGAATTCGGTGATGACAGATGCAGTTCAAAATTTTATCAAAGACGTTAAAGACAAAGATTTTCCAAATAAAGATGAGCAGTACGGCGGATGA